A region of Drosophila suzukii chromosome 2L, CBGP_Dsuzu_IsoJpt1.0, whole genome shotgun sequence DNA encodes the following proteins:
- the Fkbp59 gene encoding FK506-binding protein 59, with protein sequence MPEGNKIDLSGDGGVLKEILEEGKGTETPHTGCTVSLHYTGRLVDGTEFDSSVGRNEPFEFPLGKGNVIKAFDMGVATMKIGERCFLTCAPNYAYGAAGSPPAIPPDATLIFELEMLGWKGEDLSPNQDGSIDRTILEASDKKRTPSDGAFVKAHISGAFEGRVFEDRDVEFDYGEGKAIGIIEGVEIALEKMNIGETSRIKIQAKYAFGAEGNEEFKIPPNSTVEYTVKLVDCGKGLEEWKLSDEERLAEAKVYKEKGTNYFKKENWALAIKMYTKCKNLLPNTADTNEEVKKVKVATHSNIALCHQKSNDHFEAKQECNEVLALDQNNVKALYRRGQCNLTINELDDALEDFQKVIQLEPGNKAAANQVIICKQKLKESKDKEKKLYANMFTKLAANDKETEPPRETDVLSKCGEWSEEDAKREAELTLERDNIIMI encoded by the exons ATGCCGGAAGGAAATAAAATCGACTTGTCAGGGGACGGCGGCGTGCTCAAGGAGATCCTGGAGGAGGGCAAGGGCACAGAGACGCCGCACACCGGATGCACTGTGTCCCTGCACTACACGGGTCGCCTGGTCGACGGCACGGAATTCGATTCCAGCGTCGGCCGCAATGAGCCCTTCGAATTTCCGCTCGGCAAAG GCAATGTTATCAAGGCCTTTGACATGGGGGTGGCCACCATGAAAATCGGCGAACGCTGCTTCCTCACATGTGCTCCCAATTACGCTTACGGAGCTGCCGGCAGCCCGCCCGCCATTCCTCCGGATGCTACTCTGATCTTTGAG CTGGAGATGCTGGGCTGGAAGGGCGAGGATCTGAGTCCCAATCAGGACGGCAGCATTGACCGCACCATTTTGGAGGCCAGCGATAAAAAACGCACTCCCAGCGATGGTGCCTTCGTCAAGG CTCACATTTCTGGTGCTTTCGAGGGCCGTGTGTTTGAGGATCGCGATGTGGAGTTTGACTACGGTGAGGGCAAGGCCATCGGCATTATCGAGGGCGTGGAGATTGCCCTGGAGAAGATGAACATAGGCGAGACTTCCAG AATCAAAATTCAAGCCAAGTATGCATTTGGAGCAGAGGGCAACGAGGAGTTCAAGATCCCGCCCAATTCCACCGTGGAGTACACAGTGAAGCTCGTCGACTGTGGCAAAGGGCTGGAGGAGTGGAAGTTGAGCGACGAGGAGCGCTTGGCGGAGGCCAAGGTCTATAAGGAGAAGGGCACCAACTACTTCAAGAAGGAGAATTGGGCCCTGGCCATCAAGATGTACACCAAGTGCAAGAATCTGCTGCCAAACACGGCTGATACCAACGAGGAGGTGAAGAAGGTCAAGGTGGCCACGCACAGCAACATTGCTTTGTGCCACCAGAAGTCCAACGATCATTTCGAGGCCAAGCAGGAG TGTAATGAGGTTTTGGCTCTGGATCAAAACAATGTAAAGGCTCTTTATCGTCGTGGTCAATGCAACTTGACCATCAACGAGCTGGACGATGCTCTGGAAGATTTCCAAAAG GTCATCCAATTGGAGCCCGGCAACAAGGCTGCTGCCAATCAAGTGATCATCTGCAAGCAGAAGCTCAAGGAGAGCAAGGACAAGGAGAAGAAGCTCTACGCTAACATGTTCACCAAACTGGCTGCCAACGACAAAGAG ACCGAACCGCCGAGAGAAACCGACGTACTGAGCAAGTGCGGCGAGTGGTCTGAAGAGGATGCCAAGCGCGAAGCAGAGTTGACGTTAGAGCGCGACAATATAATCATGATCTAA
- the LOC108004672 gene encoding putative RNA polymerase II subunit B1 CTD phosphatase RPAP2 homolog: MTTEKNDQLRQQLIAAVVKKRAAIARAHEIVVRLLEPGIPEPEFLSLLWGIDPPNYADVVDEREINKLCGYPLCSSVLENVPKQKYTISASKNKVYDLTERKKFCSGYCFKASEYIKSQVPTSPLWLRDRETRPSFQLLPRNT, from the exons ATGACGACGGAAAAGAACGACCAACTGAG ACAACAACTCATTGCGGCGGTTGTGAAGAAGCGAGCAGCGATTGCGCGGGCCCATGAAATCGTGGTGCGACTTTTGGAGCCCGGAATACCCGAGCCCGAGTTCCTGTCCCTG CTCTGGGGTATTGATCCTCCAAATTATGCAGACGTCGTGGATGAGcgagaaataaataaactgTGTGGATATCCACTTTGCTCCAGCGTTTTAGAGAA cgTTCCCAAGCAAAAATACACCATCTCCGCCTCAAAGAACAAGGTATACGACCTGACAGAACGCAAGAAATTCTGCTCCGGATACTGTTTCAAGGCCTCCGAATACATTAAATCCCAGGTGCCCACATCGCCATTGTGGCTACGGGATCGGGAGACGAGACCCAGCTTCCAGTTGCTGCCTCGAAATACTTGA
- the LOC108005379 gene encoding cysteine-rich PDZ-binding protein — MVCEKCEAKLSKVSAPNPWRTSTAPAGGRKINENKALSSARERYNPIGTALAPCRICRQKVHQMGAHYCQACAYKKAICAMCGKKIMNTKNYKQSST, encoded by the exons ATGGTTTGCGAGAAGTGCGAGGCCAAGTTGTCCAAGGTTTCCGCCCCAAATCCATGGAGAACTAGTACAGCCCCAGCTGGCGGTAGAAAAATCAACGAAAACAAGGCGTTATCCTCGGCTCGCGAGCGATATAATCCCATAGGGACGGCTTTGGCGCCTTGTCG GATCTGTCGGCAAAAAGTCCACCAGATGGGAGCCCATTATTGCCAGGCGTGCgcctacaaaaaggccatcTGTGCGATGTGCGGGAAGAAAATAATGAACACCAAGAACTACAAGCAGAGCTCAACGTGA